The following proteins are co-located in the Corynebacterium kalinowskii genome:
- a CDS encoding 3-hydroxyacyl-CoA dehydrogenase family protein → MTLSRVGVLGGGRMGAGIAHAFLMAGASVVVVDINPDPALERITRDVEKSIERGATGAAADYLSRLSCVTSASAFEGCELVVEAIPENFDMKVSAFKDIAEAAPHAVIASNTSSLSISDLAVTTPHPENVIGLHFFNPVPASKLVEIVVAETTAPALVDKARGWVSDLGKTPIVVKDSPGFASSRLGVVIALEAIRMVEEGVASAEDIDNAMVLGYKFPVGPLALTDIVGLDVRLGISEYLASTLGERFEPPALMREMVARGELGRKSGKGFYEYSD, encoded by the coding sequence ATGACTCTTTCACGTGTAGGTGTTCTCGGTGGTGGCCGCATGGGAGCTGGCATCGCCCACGCTTTCCTCATGGCTGGCGCATCCGTCGTCGTGGTTGATATCAACCCGGATCCGGCACTCGAGCGGATCACCCGTGACGTAGAAAAGTCCATTGAGCGCGGTGCTACTGGCGCGGCTGCTGACTATCTTTCGCGACTGTCCTGCGTAACCTCGGCTTCTGCTTTCGAAGGCTGCGAACTCGTGGTCGAGGCAATCCCGGAGAACTTTGACATGAAAGTCTCCGCGTTCAAGGACATTGCGGAAGCTGCCCCTCATGCCGTGATCGCCTCCAACACTTCCTCTCTATCCATCTCCGATCTGGCGGTGACAACGCCACATCCGGAAAATGTCATCGGACTGCACTTCTTCAACCCGGTCCCCGCTTCGAAGCTGGTAGAGATCGTGGTAGCAGAAACAACGGCGCCGGCTCTGGTCGATAAGGCTCGTGGTTGGGTCTCCGACCTCGGCAAAACCCCAATTGTGGTGAAGGACTCCCCTGGCTTCGCCTCATCCCGTCTCGGCGTGGTCATTGCCTTGGAAGCGATCCGCATGGTGGAAGAAGGCGTGGCCTCAGCAGAGGACATCGATAATGCCATGGTGCTGGGCTATAAGTTCCCGGTCGGACCCCTTGCCCTCACCGACATCGTCGGATTGGATGTCCGCTTAGGTATCTCCGAGTATCTCGCTTCCACCTTGGGAGAACGCTTCGAGCCACCAGCGCTCATGCGGGAAATGGTTGCTCGCGGTGAACTAGGCCGGAAGAGTGGCAAGGGTTTCTACGAGTACTCAGATTAG
- a CDS encoding PaaI family thioesterase produces the protein MEPISISLGELDIRMGVEVVSESVERVEVRMPVERNRQSLGALHGGAMACLGEMAGSWAALKYASTLGKACVGVDINATHHRGARSGFVRAVATPIKLGRTLTSHEVVISAEESGERLCTVRITNAIVEPLGDLSAALEAAREAAIVDRV, from the coding sequence ATGGAACCGATCAGCATTTCGCTCGGCGAGCTGGACATTCGCATGGGGGTTGAGGTTGTGTCCGAGTCGGTCGAGCGGGTTGAGGTGCGTATGCCTGTCGAGCGCAATCGTCAATCGCTGGGTGCATTGCATGGGGGAGCGATGGCCTGCCTCGGGGAAATGGCCGGCTCCTGGGCTGCCCTCAAATATGCCTCCACCTTGGGTAAGGCGTGCGTTGGTGTGGACATTAATGCTACTCACCACCGGGGCGCGCGCTCTGGATTCGTCCGAGCGGTTGCGACCCCGATCAAGCTGGGGCGAACTTTGACCTCGCATGAGGTAGTTATTAGCGCTGAGGAGTCGGGAGAGCGGCTCTGCACCGTGCGCATCACTAATGCCATCGTTGAACCTTTGGGGGATTTGTCGGCGGCACTGGAGGCAGCGCGGGAGGCCGCCATCGTGGATCGGGTTTAG
- the paaZ gene encoding phenylacetic acid degradation bifunctional protein PaaZ: MIVPSYLSGHWVTPENPSKLTDVQDARTGEVIHQVSTDGLDIASAIDYARETGQKNLGELTIHERALKLKELALYLGEHKEELYRISDATGATQRDHYIDIDGGIGTLFTFSSKGRRELPNSHVIEDGPWEPLSKDGSFIGTHIYTRIPGVAVQINAFNFPVWGMLEKFAPAFIAGVPTLVKPATPTGYVAEACVRLMVDSGILPEGSIQLISGSARTLLDHLDYRDHVAFTGSAATAATLKSHQNVIEGGVRFTSEADSLNAAILASDVTPEDPEFDAYIKVLFTEMTAKAGQKCTAVRRAIVPAELVDAVADALEAKVKDKVKLGETMGPLASFDQQEDVSAAVAKLEAAGGNKRTIGDVPEQGAYVAPTILTWDKDADEVHNIEAFGPVVSILGYRDDQDAIELAQRGKGSLVATVCTRTLASEYAQGIAAHHGRLHFLDRDDAKTTTGHGSPLPMLIHGGPGRAGGGEELGGIRGVKHYMQRTAIQGTPNHVTAVTGEWHRGADIQRATRKEGDHPFRKPLSELKLGDQFASELRKVTLEDILEFAEKTGDTFYAHTDEEAAMANPFFPRRVAHGYLLVSWAAGLFVSPEPGPVLANYGLENLRFITPVTYDDSIRVELTAKRITPRVTDEYGEVAWDTVLYNQNDEIVATYDVLTLVEKK, translated from the coding sequence ATGATCGTCCCTAGCTACTTGTCCGGCCACTGGGTTACCCCAGAAAACCCGAGCAAACTCACCGACGTCCAAGACGCCCGCACCGGCGAAGTCATCCATCAGGTCTCCACCGACGGTTTGGATATCGCCTCAGCCATCGACTATGCCCGCGAGACCGGCCAGAAAAACCTAGGCGAACTCACTATTCACGAGCGCGCACTCAAGCTCAAGGAGTTGGCGCTGTACCTCGGCGAGCACAAGGAAGAGCTGTACCGAATTTCCGACGCCACCGGCGCAACACAGCGTGACCACTACATCGACATTGACGGCGGCATCGGCACACTGTTCACCTTCTCGTCCAAGGGCCGTCGCGAACTGCCTAATTCCCACGTCATTGAGGACGGACCTTGGGAGCCATTGTCTAAGGACGGCTCCTTTATCGGAACACACATTTACACCCGTATCCCGGGTGTCGCCGTGCAGATTAACGCTTTCAACTTCCCGGTCTGGGGCATGCTCGAGAAGTTTGCCCCTGCATTCATCGCCGGCGTACCGACCCTGGTCAAGCCAGCAACCCCTACCGGTTATGTAGCCGAAGCCTGCGTGCGCCTCATGGTTGACTCCGGCATCCTCCCCGAAGGCTCGATCCAACTGATCTCCGGATCCGCCCGCACGTTGTTGGACCACCTGGACTACCGCGACCACGTCGCATTCACCGGCTCCGCCGCGACCGCCGCTACCCTGAAGAGCCACCAGAATGTTATCGAAGGTGGCGTGCGATTCACTTCCGAGGCCGACTCCCTCAACGCTGCAATCCTGGCTTCCGATGTCACCCCTGAGGATCCAGAGTTCGATGCCTACATCAAGGTCCTCTTCACGGAGATGACCGCAAAGGCAGGCCAGAAGTGCACCGCGGTCCGCCGCGCCATCGTCCCAGCCGAGCTTGTCGACGCCGTCGCCGACGCACTCGAAGCAAAGGTAAAAGACAAGGTCAAGCTAGGCGAAACCATGGGCCCATTGGCTTCCTTTGACCAACAAGAGGACGTGTCTGCGGCCGTCGCCAAGCTTGAGGCAGCTGGCGGAAACAAGCGCACGATCGGCGACGTTCCTGAGCAGGGTGCTTACGTCGCTCCGACGATCCTTACCTGGGACAAAGACGCTGACGAGGTCCACAACATCGAGGCCTTCGGACCCGTTGTCTCCATCCTTGGCTACCGCGATGACCAGGATGCGATCGAACTTGCCCAGCGTGGCAAGGGTTCCCTCGTAGCTACGGTCTGCACCCGGACGCTTGCAAGCGAATACGCCCAAGGTATCGCAGCCCACCACGGCCGCCTCCACTTCCTCGACCGCGACGACGCCAAGACAACCACCGGCCACGGCTCCCCTCTGCCGATGCTGATCCACGGTGGCCCAGGTCGCGCCGGCGGTGGCGAAGAGCTGGGCGGCATCCGCGGTGTCAAGCACTACATGCAGCGCACGGCTATTCAGGGCACCCCGAACCACGTCACTGCGGTGACCGGCGAGTGGCATCGTGGCGCCGATATTCAGCGGGCTACTCGCAAAGAAGGCGATCACCCATTCCGCAAGCCGTTGTCAGAATTGAAGCTGGGCGACCAGTTCGCTTCCGAACTGCGCAAGGTCACTCTGGAAGACATCCTCGAGTTTGCCGAGAAGACGGGTGACACCTTCTACGCCCACACCGACGAGGAAGCCGCGATGGCGAACCCGTTCTTCCCTCGTCGCGTGGCTCACGGCTACCTCCTCGTCTCTTGGGCGGCCGGACTGTTCGTCTCCCCAGAGCCTGGCCCAGTGTTGGCTAACTACGGTCTGGAAAACCTGCGTTTCATCACCCCGGTCACCTACGACGATTCCATCCGCGTCGAGCTCACCGCGAAGCGCATCACCCCACGCGTCACCGACGAGTACGGCGAGGTCGCCTGGGACACAGTGCTGTACAACCAGAACGATGAGATCGTCGCTACGTACGATGTTCTGACTCTGGTCGAGAAGAAGTAG
- a CDS encoding DUF4230 domain-containing protein produces the protein MHKFAKSIIAILLTLTLIVGAFAWFATDLISKPFQDVTLVEKGDTNIDITAGIGAHFEEIAELSVEEYQFTNVGKYDEQGIKVLKVGVPLTGKSFLATYDGVIKAGVDDMSTIQVEQQDDDRKIALSVPEPVITSAYIDPATITVYDQSMNPFNQFKIEDMSQFLAMETKNAEELAIKKGILDRAKTRTAELLTTQVKAVTNNTDKADYEVVINWR, from the coding sequence GTGCACAAGTTCGCAAAGTCGATCATCGCCATCCTGCTCACTCTCACGCTCATCGTCGGGGCATTCGCGTGGTTTGCCACGGACTTAATTAGCAAGCCGTTCCAGGATGTCACCCTCGTCGAGAAGGGCGATACTAACATCGACATCACAGCAGGAATCGGCGCGCACTTTGAGGAGATCGCCGAGCTTTCGGTCGAGGAATACCAATTCACCAACGTCGGAAAGTACGACGAGCAGGGCATCAAGGTGCTCAAGGTTGGGGTTCCGCTGACCGGCAAGTCGTTCCTCGCCACCTATGACGGCGTGATCAAGGCAGGTGTCGACGACATGAGCACCATCCAGGTCGAGCAGCAGGATGACGACCGGAAGATCGCTCTCTCGGTGCCAGAACCTGTGATTACCTCCGCGTATATCGACCCGGCCACGATCACGGTGTACGACCAGTCGATGAACCCGTTCAACCAGTTCAAAATCGAGGATATGAGTCAATTCCTGGCCATGGAAACCAAAAATGCCGAGGAATTGGCGATCAAGAAGGGCATCCTGGACCGCGCCAAGACCCGCACTGCCGAACTACTAACTACCCAGGTCAAGGCGGTGACTAACAACACCGACAAGGCAGACTACGAGGTCGTCATCAACTGGCGTTAG
- a CDS encoding bifunctional lysylphosphatidylglycerol flippase/synthetase MprF encodes MRFLKQMPVSILAVVVLWALRAMYGFDTAWLRDTLGFGLDGHTPLWTVLSSALTVGTWAGAILSTLALLTIGGAVERKLGSLTFLVTAVWTHVAGLLCGALVATGLDSIGLYWGESLEAERVLNPFVWLCGTAMYASAFMGPLRRHRLRVIFFTLTITLILYAGVLADFAFFSACLAGWAVGQWRTRLALKRFVASIRESRVLVAIVFAVVFFGPIAAGMNPDSTGPFSDSVFFVEPRLSSEHVAMLCEHNPQGHRCLNAVAQLRVAGIGPMIGNVIQLAVVVAIALGLIRGRRLALRFALFWIFCTVVAIAYEMKSVGLFDFFRITYVCLPWILCAVLLLMRRELFQVKLAPGRRRKFYGAVFLWWLITAAGWIVGSWLVMPSPLIDVLRATPLRYIPPAVAKFASFDILPLSQTAWALTEWTGITFWAGFLFLFLRALVRPADPSAVQERERAKGMLQQGSGDHLSWMTLWPRNSYWFGEGGYVAYRLESGIAVTVGEPVSSGTPVAQLADAFERDIYAQGAQVAWYSVRPEFAATRPDWYNVLVAEESVVKVGEEPAFKGKKFQDIRTARNHATKQGIRTEWTTWHECSRPQRVQIAAISEAWVSDKALPEMGFTLGGLAELDDPDVRLMIAVGEDGIIHGVTSWLPCYVNGQVEGLVLDFMRRRTDGFRPVVEYLIAAVLVQAHNDGLSWVSLSGAPLAVAGTGSLGAVLDRVGHALEPLYGFRSLAAFKRKFNPEHQQWLMLYRDELALPAIGMAVSKSYLPDTSMGELMGAMRGIG; translated from the coding sequence GTGAGGTTCCTGAAGCAGATGCCCGTCTCCATTCTTGCGGTGGTGGTCCTGTGGGCACTGCGGGCCATGTATGGCTTTGATACTGCATGGCTGCGGGACACCCTCGGCTTCGGGCTCGATGGGCACACGCCGCTGTGGACAGTGCTGTCGTCCGCGCTGACCGTCGGCACCTGGGCGGGCGCGATCTTATCCACCCTCGCGCTGCTCACCATTGGTGGGGCAGTGGAGCGCAAACTGGGGTCGCTCACGTTCCTGGTCACGGCAGTGTGGACGCATGTGGCGGGCTTGCTCTGTGGCGCGCTAGTAGCCACTGGACTGGATTCAATCGGCCTGTACTGGGGCGAAAGCTTGGAGGCTGAGCGAGTGCTCAACCCCTTCGTCTGGCTGTGCGGCACCGCCATGTACGCGTCGGCGTTCATGGGGCCGCTGCGCCGCCACCGCCTCCGCGTCATTTTCTTCACCCTCACCATCACACTGATTCTCTATGCTGGCGTGCTTGCCGACTTCGCCTTCTTCAGCGCCTGCCTCGCAGGCTGGGCCGTGGGGCAGTGGCGCACGCGCCTGGCGTTGAAGCGGTTCGTGGCGTCGATACGCGAATCGCGCGTGCTCGTCGCCATTGTCTTCGCCGTCGTCTTCTTCGGGCCGATCGCAGCCGGCATGAACCCGGACTCCACCGGGCCATTCTCTGACAGCGTTTTCTTTGTTGAACCCCGTCTATCCAGCGAACATGTCGCGATGCTCTGTGAACACAATCCGCAAGGGCATAGGTGTCTGAATGCGGTGGCGCAGTTGCGCGTGGCCGGTATTGGGCCGATGATCGGCAATGTTATTCAATTGGCCGTGGTCGTGGCTATTGCTTTGGGACTCATTCGAGGGCGTCGACTAGCTCTCCGATTCGCGCTGTTCTGGATTTTCTGCACCGTCGTCGCGATCGCCTACGAAATGAAATCGGTGGGGCTTTTCGACTTCTTCCGCATCACCTACGTGTGTCTCCCGTGGATCCTGTGCGCGGTTTTGCTGCTCATGCGCCGGGAACTCTTTCAAGTCAAGCTGGCGCCGGGACGGCGTCGCAAATTTTACGGCGCGGTTTTCCTCTGGTGGCTCATCACCGCTGCGGGCTGGATCGTGGGATCGTGGCTGGTCATGCCATCGCCGCTTATCGACGTCCTTCGCGCAACGCCACTTCGCTACATCCCACCCGCTGTGGCCAAATTCGCCAGCTTCGACATCCTGCCGCTGTCACAGACGGCATGGGCGCTTACGGAATGGACTGGAATCACATTCTGGGCTGGGTTTCTTTTCCTCTTCCTCCGCGCCCTCGTGCGCCCCGCCGATCCGAGCGCTGTCCAAGAGCGGGAACGCGCCAAAGGCATGTTGCAGCAGGGAAGCGGCGACCACCTGTCATGGATGACCCTGTGGCCACGAAACAGCTACTGGTTTGGGGAGGGCGGCTACGTTGCGTACCGGCTGGAAAGCGGGATTGCTGTGACGGTGGGCGAGCCGGTGTCCTCCGGGACTCCGGTCGCGCAACTGGCCGATGCTTTCGAACGCGACATTTACGCTCAAGGTGCCCAGGTGGCGTGGTATTCCGTGCGGCCTGAGTTCGCGGCCACGCGCCCGGATTGGTACAACGTGCTGGTCGCAGAGGAATCCGTGGTGAAAGTGGGGGAGGAGCCCGCCTTTAAGGGGAAGAAGTTCCAGGATATTCGTACCGCGCGGAACCACGCCACGAAACAAGGCATTCGCACCGAATGGACCACGTGGCATGAGTGCTCGCGGCCGCAACGTGTGCAGATTGCCGCGATTTCGGAAGCCTGGGTCTCTGACAAGGCGCTGCCGGAGATGGGCTTTACCTTGGGCGGGCTCGCGGAGCTCGACGACCCGGACGTGCGGCTCATGATTGCGGTGGGCGAGGACGGCATCATCCACGGTGTGACCAGCTGGCTGCCGTGCTACGTGAATGGCCAGGTCGAAGGCCTCGTGCTGGACTTCATGCGTCGCCGGACGGATGGTTTCCGGCCCGTGGTGGAGTACTTGATCGCTGCGGTCTTGGTGCAGGCGCATAACGACGGCCTGAGCTGGGTTTCCCTGTCCGGCGCGCCGCTGGCGGTCGCTGGAACCGGCTCGCTGGGCGCGGTCTTGGATCGCGTGGGCCACGCGCTGGAACCACTGTATGGGTTCCGATCTCTTGCCGCATTCAAGCGCAAGTTCAACCCAGAACATCAGCAGTGGCTCATGCTTTACCGAGACGAACTAGCGCTGCCAGCGATCGGTATGGCGGTGTCTAAAAGCTACTTGCCGGACACCTCGATGGGCGAACTCATGGGGGCGATGCGTGGGATTGGATAG
- a CDS encoding alpha/beta hydrolase: MLDWIGEISLTEAPAPQLIYAILGIPVLVALAGLRAARWRVLSALVLATALAALAWQTLEVWWKPFPDRIPSPIYVAGGLALFVLLSAFLQQGHRRLLGVLSIFAIAGAWGVFNLNFQEYPTVRSLNPRPVVQPMSYEEFSNLTSPPLIDGQPVGALVTVDLEATQFTHRDAIAYVPPAYFTRPELRLPVVVLLAGNPGSPSQWFEAGGADTTMEDFQASHKGISPIVVSVDGTGSMTANPICVDGPTEKVQTYLAVDVPAQMKEKFRVEPNQQKWTIGGLSYGGTCSLQIVTNAPQSYGTFLNFSGQREPTVGDHDKTVQQFFDGDEEAFQDINPATLLDRAQGTSRYTHIQGRFISGENDSHAKEELKELNEKAKNAGMQTIYDEVPGGHSYQVWRVALRETIDFAAQRGGIK, translated from the coding sequence ATGCTTGATTGGATCGGTGAGATTTCTCTTACCGAAGCACCTGCCCCGCAGCTCATCTACGCAATACTGGGTATCCCAGTTCTCGTAGCGTTGGCGGGGCTTCGCGCTGCCCGGTGGCGAGTGCTGAGCGCGCTCGTCCTCGCTACAGCGCTGGCCGCCCTTGCCTGGCAGACCCTCGAAGTCTGGTGGAAGCCCTTCCCGGATCGCATTCCATCACCCATCTATGTAGCCGGGGGCTTGGCGCTGTTTGTGCTGCTCAGCGCGTTCCTGCAGCAGGGGCACCGCCGGCTCCTGGGAGTTTTAAGCATCTTTGCCATCGCGGGCGCCTGGGGAGTATTCAACCTGAATTTTCAGGAATATCCGACCGTGCGCTCACTCAACCCACGCCCGGTGGTGCAACCGATGTCCTATGAGGAATTCAGCAACCTGACCAGCCCGCCGCTTATCGACGGCCAACCGGTCGGCGCACTCGTCACCGTGGACTTGGAAGCCACCCAATTCACCCACCGCGATGCTATTGCCTACGTGCCACCGGCGTACTTCACGCGCCCGGAGCTGCGACTTCCGGTCGTGGTTTTGCTCGCTGGAAACCCGGGCTCTCCGTCACAGTGGTTCGAAGCCGGTGGGGCAGACACCACGATGGAGGACTTCCAGGCCAGTCATAAGGGCATTTCACCCATCGTGGTGAGCGTGGACGGTACCGGTTCGATGACCGCCAACCCAATCTGCGTGGACGGGCCTACGGAAAAGGTGCAGACCTATCTGGCAGTAGATGTCCCGGCGCAGATGAAGGAGAAGTTCCGGGTCGAACCGAATCAGCAGAAGTGGACGATCGGCGGGCTGTCCTATGGCGGTACCTGCTCTTTGCAGATCGTCACGAACGCACCACAGTCTTATGGCACGTTCTTGAACTTCTCCGGCCAAAGAGAGCCGACCGTTGGTGATCACGACAAGACCGTGCAGCAGTTCTTTGATGGTGACGAGGAAGCCTTCCAAGACATCAACCCAGCCACGTTGTTAGATCGGGCGCAGGGGACAAGTAGGTACACCCACATTCAAGGCCGGTTCATCTCCGGTGAGAATGACTCGCATGCGAAGGAAGAGCTCAAAGAGCTGAACGAGAAGGCGAAGAACGCCGGTATGCAAACGATCTATGACGAGGTTCCAGGCGGACACAGCTATCAAGTATGGCGAGTGGCACTGCGAGAGACCATCGACTTTGCTGCGCAGCGTGGAGGCATCAAGTGA
- a CDS encoding DedA family protein, whose translation MSLSTLLDAGTLLQGFGPWALAGLAIVVFIESGVLFPFLPGDSLLVTAAILRHDLGIRVFLLILVGALAAIAGDQVGFWLGRRYGRGLFKKDARILKLDHLHQAEAFFAKHGSFALVLGRFVPIVRTYVPLAAGTADMTYRKFLGWNVLGAIGWVVSMTLIGVLLGDIPGIAHRIDAIMLVIVGLSVLPIIMSASVKWLKARA comes from the coding sequence GTGTCTCTATCCACCCTGTTAGACGCCGGCACCCTGCTCCAGGGCTTCGGTCCTTGGGCCCTTGCTGGCCTCGCCATCGTTGTATTCATCGAATCCGGCGTCCTCTTCCCCTTCCTGCCTGGCGACTCCTTGCTGGTCACTGCCGCAATCTTGCGTCACGACTTAGGTATCCGGGTCTTCCTTCTCATTTTGGTGGGCGCGCTTGCGGCCATCGCGGGTGACCAAGTCGGGTTCTGGCTCGGTCGTCGATACGGCCGCGGACTGTTTAAAAAGGACGCGCGCATTTTGAAGTTGGATCACCTCCACCAGGCCGAAGCATTCTTTGCCAAGCATGGTTCATTCGCCCTTGTCCTTGGCCGATTCGTGCCCATTGTGCGTACTTATGTCCCGCTTGCGGCTGGTACCGCCGACATGACCTACCGAAAGTTTCTCGGCTGGAACGTGCTCGGTGCGATCGGCTGGGTGGTATCCATGACGCTTATCGGCGTTTTGCTCGGTGATATTCCAGGGATCGCACACCGTATCGACGCCATCATGCTCGTCATCGTTGGCCTGTCGGTGCTGCCCATCATCATGTCTGCCTCAGTGAAGTGGTTGAAAGCGAGAGCCTAA
- a CDS encoding sensor histidine kinase, with product MNDPDGEIFRSSARKVGLQVSLLSGGMIIAGALLASGAMWWKATINPEPDPGAHYLVVAFEPLDLVIAAVIVGIGVVVLAGIAATWFTTRATAPLAEALTRQRNFVADASHELRTPLSVLHARIQQLKALTSNDPQLQPVVADLRQDSQELINIVDDLLTLAAAPQNYDAHTPLSPILTKVAEEQGVIAAQRAITVECSPIEASVTIPEVAVHRCLTALVSNAISHSPEHSTVQIDTERHGATIKIFVRDQGEGITGISPERVFERFARGTGGNDASHGIGLALVRDTVLRGGGSIDIESTGPTGTTFLLTMKEA from the coding sequence ATGAACGATCCGGACGGCGAGATTTTTAGGTCCAGCGCACGAAAAGTTGGCCTCCAAGTGTCATTGCTTTCTGGCGGGATGATCATCGCTGGCGCGCTCCTGGCCTCGGGCGCGATGTGGTGGAAGGCCACGATCAACCCCGAGCCGGATCCCGGCGCGCACTACCTTGTTGTCGCCTTCGAGCCCCTTGACCTGGTCATCGCCGCAGTGATCGTGGGCATCGGTGTGGTGGTTCTCGCCGGCATCGCTGCCACCTGGTTCACTACCCGGGCCACCGCTCCACTCGCCGAGGCGCTCACCCGCCAGCGCAACTTCGTGGCCGACGCAAGCCACGAGCTACGCACCCCACTCAGCGTGCTGCACGCGCGGATTCAGCAGCTCAAGGCCCTCACCAGCAACGACCCCCAACTCCAACCCGTGGTTGCCGACTTGCGCCAAGACTCCCAGGAACTCATCAATATCGTCGATGACCTGCTCACTCTCGCCGCGGCACCGCAAAACTACGACGCACACACTCCCCTGTCTCCGATCCTGACTAAAGTCGCCGAGGAGCAAGGAGTCATCGCGGCGCAGCGAGCCATCACCGTCGAGTGCAGCCCGATCGAAGCCTCGGTCACCATCCCCGAGGTCGCCGTCCACCGCTGCCTCACTGCGCTCGTCTCCAACGCGATCAGCCACTCGCCAGAGCACAGTACCGTCCAGATTGACACCGAACGACACGGTGCCACCATCAAGATTTTCGTCCGTGACCAGGGCGAAGGCATCACCGGCATATCCCCCGAGCGGGTCTTCGAGCGCTTCGCCCGTGGCACCGGAGGCAACGATGCCTCACACGGCATCGGCCTCGCACTCGTCCGCGATACAGTTCTGCGCGGCGGAGGCAGCATCGACATCGAATCCACCGGCCCAACCGGCACCACTTTCCTACTCACGATGAAGGAGGCCTAA
- a CDS encoding response regulator transcription factor, with amino-acid sequence MLSLLLLEDDQRLGAITRDILTLDWSVTWVTSLADARTALTTGVFDVAVFDRRLSDGDSTELISWLRHRHDTMPILMLTALGQLDDRVSGLDAGANDYLTKPFEFEELAARLRALTRDYSSTHEGIDIGSWAYYPATGALESPYTGRILLTEKENALLNVLASHPDTAFTRSQLLGRVFEHGEQEGTVDTYVHYIRRKADRDLIQTVRGVGYQLGTPA; translated from the coding sequence GTGCTCTCCCTACTCCTTCTCGAAGACGACCAGCGCCTCGGCGCCATCACCCGCGACATTCTCACCCTCGACTGGTCCGTCACCTGGGTCACCTCGCTTGCCGACGCCCGCACCGCCCTGACCACCGGAGTCTTCGACGTCGCCGTCTTCGACCGCAGGCTTAGCGACGGCGACAGCACCGAACTCATATCCTGGCTCCGCCACCGCCATGACACGATGCCGATCCTCATGCTCACGGCCCTCGGCCAGCTCGATGACCGAGTCTCTGGCCTCGACGCCGGCGCCAATGACTACTTGACCAAGCCCTTCGAATTCGAGGAACTTGCCGCCAGACTTAGGGCGCTCACCAGGGACTATAGTTCGACTCACGAAGGAATCGACATCGGCAGTTGGGCTTACTACCCTGCCACCGGTGCCCTGGAATCGCCATACACAGGCCGAATCCTGCTCACCGAGAAGGAAAATGCCCTTTTGAACGTCCTCGCATCGCATCCCGACACCGCTTTTACCAGGTCGCAGCTACTCGGAAGGGTGTTTGAGCACGGAGAACAGGAGGGCACGGTGGATACGTATGTGCACTACATTCGTCGCAAAGCGGACCGCGACCTTATCCAAACCGTGCGGGGAGTTGGATACCAACTCGGCACGCCAGCCTAG
- a CDS encoding phosphatase PAP2 family protein codes for MKTQWLKYQFIASFGLVFVLALGAVMARSTADLSLTVDLNRLHHGLIGALCTVIYNFLEPAFSLTYTLLIAGILAWRRRDYRVGLSYGATVAMAWLPVVAFKELFARPRPDATLLPYPPHVIAGDWSFSSGHVAFVTALMAATWMFTANRTIRLLTPLPILAIAVIVLVDGYHYPTDVLASIVWAVAVVPLAARLACRVGIQLPARFG; via the coding sequence ATGAAGACGCAGTGGTTAAAGTACCAGTTCATCGCCAGTTTCGGGCTAGTTTTTGTCTTGGCGCTCGGCGCCGTGATGGCCCGCTCAACCGCGGATCTTTCGCTCACAGTGGACTTAAACAGACTCCACCACGGACTGATCGGTGCGCTGTGCACCGTGATCTACAACTTCTTGGAGCCCGCCTTCTCCTTGACCTATACCCTGCTCATTGCGGGTATCCTCGCTTGGCGGCGACGCGATTACCGGGTCGGACTCTCCTACGGTGCGACCGTGGCAATGGCCTGGCTGCCCGTCGTCGCATTCAAGGAGCTCTTCGCAAGGCCACGCCCCGATGCCACCCTACTGCCCTATCCTCCACACGTTATCGCTGGTGACTGGTCATTTAGTAGCGGGCACGTCGCCTTCGTTACTGCATTAATGGCGGCTACCTGGATGTTCACGGCTAACCGAACCATCCGCCTCCTGACTCCCCTGCCGATCCTCGCCATCGCGGTAATTGTGCTGGTAGACGGCTATCACTACCCGACCGATGTCCTTGCCTCCATAGTCTGGGCCGTCGCCGTGGTCCCGCTGGCAGCTAGGCTGGCGTGCCGAGTTGGTATCCAACTCCCCGCACGGTTTGGATAA